The Tumebacillus amylolyticus genome window below encodes:
- a CDS encoding S1 family peptidase, with product MEHFPEIEKRVVRVICKDRGTAFLINDRWLLTAEHVVARHNVDPNEGIKIEIPYLFDAELSMKAEIVDVDESLDIALLQLLEPLEGVHGLKLVSAPIRNKTLWETFGYPTAKLTAGERVRGHVRRSQIRNEALIWDMDLSLDDEIKDADALSGAPVIIDGVVQGVVLRQLEGTLGAISIEKIRGFLEKNGILYEIAPDSDELPEGLNEVAKQAILNHPVIEELEQHIIQTRKGFLMIKGSPGSGKTTLTATYTPDSKEIDICGKYFVRNDLDDIPVSYRASEITFAEWLDAIIHRVLYNDVPEKKERLLRDWISHLSDGLRKLSAHYVDKNQIGVFFIDGVDDVHHLGKTTDFFSLIPENLPDNVVVIISVQTEEVLPAHLQARLSSERVIKVVPLAVEQCRHYISTRTSGLQLPLALIDSISEKAEGHPLYLRYLVEFVKQLSDVQEIENWIREVPAFGGEIGNYYESIWQTVRRNQHETWMLGTVARLRSGIDRASLERMLPDEARYVFLSVFPKIQHLLVNDDTVSIYHSSFAMFIDEKTNEIEERVHKAITQFCIDNREHPYAVKNILFHMLNAGEEMRKESVRHCNQGWADRCARWHVEPDLILADLEQVLDAAIILGDISAVISLLLLSQRISFRYNNIFAEYAAELATTLIAMGRSKEAIRYIIRESVLIVSGSDALYFLHRLYEAGAAEEAEKLFKAIRMRFVNQMDHGSVTFGTMKTYYGALSIETAVNSKNPTDDFSQKLYFLYKIFEQGESTDDDSRLIEDIVAYNRAYLLWKKGIYIPISSYVEQGVPFGKGIATLLCKILLHLDDLEAWGNFSEVPQYQELLQDIEYVMGRYGIDEDDTQLILVALTDVSLNPDIIKKLIDEVKGITDTKFSLRKSNGVDLDNQSVMNYLDAWRYKGFLEEEDNYPSIMNFGTSEWEYYFEEILSFVGYMLGKAWKAVSMKQSDRLASVSAALEQYLLPKLIAPLKERVDWDRSYALPESFYPYVFKEVASFYVKYCVDQLPVFVQIVESHSSDQLGLYTEGFRGAMFSIITEMMKTKKHVKSTFGLLKVLEEHITRGVQNRWERSRDLLQTAELYARLGSEQRSQTTFQQMLDTSMGPSWYKEDQLTLLETSISYLQRSGELSVHLKEIAGHYDFASGEMTFQRYVRQVKEAFIGSLCSMGRVTHAVEYFKNTVLPTPEKVLQFAESVQIDSPEPGEGYVFGAGGLEEQSCILEILENAPNVKGLLKWAFCELFLIGDDRYFDRYTRIMADLLNERETSGSDELPVLYRRLLRIMISDMSPDNRTELLSHLKRWLSQSNYKSLTLLLKKAGLSLEKEEGDSDWQPSSMQGAEFDVIQDEQSSSEEDDDRLYFPGTFGKMSAMKKLEQQMLLAKDQLDIENVRLAKQHFVEGLENVQTGAWNIWTSNAGKEVVAAFEMLSSLSNTEEFVQSLHGLILNEVYAADWTMVNKLITSIGKKLDSSEASRVFHAVLEHIRFMLRTPDDVITKYEWFEQETQDTSNNILLTDLFIWLFNHPKNIIKHRAPQILKGMTRIDSSFFVPMLINKSVSLETSVSPEICAGILHSLAIEDASLVWEYIQIGENQKRIAELDHFMIKHSFLEIANLARKEYGDAAGFYTLLSETFATDQTKRELDSHSHQGVDMPYWLREFNSLLTPLEQLGLLVSTDYEELVNCIRQLCLPLSVEELIRADSYVARSYRSSNQKSELLERVRKGINQLLSKRVSHEKLTQAASFLRIYNPYFPIEGIRLTSKPSLLSLIEELVSGSGDAEHCTQDGAYDYLHYLETIFCPLEGPKAVEIIGFLAGPNAFQIPFKIGDLYDTFFSNEQPNFQDVTSSPSQMYRPAIFKVEPIEEVSGGIMTPAFIHPQLDDLLGELRELDVIRESWLEGRDWDVDRIGMPLREGCRLLISKENTRRLSLTPWRLVWLVRYDFTTSFIIDRDQRTIIRFG from the coding sequence TTGGAACATTTTCCTGAGATTGAAAAAAGGGTAGTGCGTGTTATCTGTAAAGACCGTGGTACTGCGTTTCTAATTAACGACCGCTGGCTTCTTACGGCTGAACATGTTGTCGCAAGGCATAACGTTGATCCTAATGAAGGGATCAAGATAGAGATTCCATATTTGTTTGATGCGGAATTGTCCATGAAAGCTGAGATTGTGGATGTGGATGAATCCCTAGACATTGCCCTCCTTCAATTACTTGAGCCTCTTGAAGGCGTACATGGATTGAAACTTGTCAGTGCTCCAATTCGTAACAAGACATTGTGGGAAACGTTCGGTTATCCTACAGCTAAATTGACCGCGGGGGAAAGAGTTAGAGGTCATGTGAGACGATCTCAGATTCGTAATGAAGCATTAATATGGGACATGGATTTATCCCTAGATGATGAAATCAAAGATGCTGACGCACTGTCCGGTGCTCCGGTCATCATTGATGGGGTTGTACAGGGAGTTGTTCTTAGGCAGCTTGAAGGCACCTTAGGTGCTATCAGTATCGAGAAGATCAGAGGATTTCTGGAGAAAAATGGAATCTTGTATGAAATAGCCCCTGATTCTGACGAACTTCCCGAAGGATTAAACGAGGTCGCAAAACAGGCCATCCTTAACCATCCTGTTATTGAAGAATTGGAGCAGCATATTATTCAAACCCGAAAAGGGTTTTTAATGATCAAGGGGAGTCCGGGCTCTGGAAAAACAACGCTTACCGCAACTTACACTCCGGATTCAAAAGAAATAGATATTTGCGGTAAGTACTTTGTTAGAAATGATCTGGATGATATTCCAGTCTCGTATCGGGCATCTGAAATTACATTTGCGGAATGGTTAGACGCGATCATTCACCGAGTACTTTACAATGACGTACCCGAAAAAAAGGAGCGTCTTTTGCGCGATTGGATCAGCCATCTTAGTGATGGATTGCGTAAGTTATCTGCTCATTATGTAGATAAAAATCAAATCGGTGTTTTCTTCATTGACGGAGTTGATGATGTTCACCATTTGGGCAAGACCACAGACTTTTTTAGTCTAATACCGGAAAATCTGCCTGATAATGTCGTGGTGATCATCTCCGTTCAGACTGAAGAGGTCCTTCCTGCTCACCTTCAGGCAAGGCTGTCTTCTGAACGTGTTATTAAAGTAGTACCTCTTGCAGTGGAGCAGTGTAGACATTACATTTCAACTAGAACATCAGGCTTACAACTTCCGCTCGCATTGATAGATTCCATTTCCGAAAAGGCAGAAGGCCATCCGCTGTATTTGCGATATCTGGTTGAATTTGTGAAGCAGTTGAGTGATGTACAGGAGATTGAAAATTGGATTCGAGAAGTGCCTGCATTTGGTGGAGAAATAGGTAATTACTATGAATCGATCTGGCAAACTGTTAGAAGAAATCAACATGAAACCTGGATGTTAGGTACAGTTGCAAGATTGCGAAGTGGTATTGATAGAGCGTCATTGGAACGCATGTTACCTGACGAAGCAAGGTATGTTTTTCTGTCCGTGTTCCCAAAAATACAGCATCTCTTGGTTAACGATGATACCGTCTCAATATATCATTCTTCTTTCGCTATGTTCATAGACGAAAAAACGAATGAGATTGAAGAACGGGTTCATAAGGCCATTACGCAATTCTGTATCGATAATCGAGAGCACCCTTATGCAGTCAAAAACATTCTCTTCCACATGTTGAACGCTGGTGAGGAGATGAGAAAAGAAAGTGTGCGTCACTGTAACCAAGGGTGGGCCGATAGATGCGCTAGATGGCATGTTGAACCAGATCTTATTTTAGCGGATTTAGAGCAGGTCTTGGATGCTGCTATTATTTTGGGTGATATTAGTGCCGTTATAAGTCTTCTACTTTTGTCCCAACGAATCAGCTTTAGATACAATAACATCTTTGCCGAATATGCGGCTGAACTGGCCACTACGTTGATCGCGATGGGGAGATCAAAGGAAGCGATTCGTTATATTATTCGTGAATCGGTTTTGATCGTCTCGGGCTCGGATGCCCTCTATTTTTTACATCGCTTATACGAAGCTGGAGCCGCTGAGGAGGCAGAAAAACTTTTTAAAGCTATTCGTATGCGGTTTGTGAATCAGATGGATCACGGAAGCGTGACCTTTGGAACTATGAAAACATATTACGGAGCCCTAAGCATTGAGACTGCCGTAAATTCTAAAAATCCCACCGATGATTTCTCTCAAAAACTTTATTTTCTTTACAAAATTTTTGAGCAGGGCGAATCGACGGATGATGATTCTAGGCTTATCGAAGATATCGTGGCTTATAATAGGGCGTATTTGCTTTGGAAAAAAGGCATCTACATACCAATCTCAAGTTACGTGGAACAGGGGGTTCCTTTTGGGAAAGGGATTGCAACCTTATTATGTAAAATACTTTTACATCTAGATGATCTTGAGGCATGGGGTAACTTCTCAGAGGTACCTCAATACCAAGAGTTACTTCAAGATATTGAATACGTAATGGGGCGGTACGGTATTGATGAAGATGATACGCAGTTAATACTTGTTGCGTTAACGGATGTGAGTTTGAATCCGGATATCATCAAGAAGTTGATTGATGAAGTTAAGGGAATAACTGACACGAAGTTTTCTTTGCGAAAATCCAATGGTGTTGATCTTGATAACCAGTCAGTTATGAACTATTTAGATGCGTGGCGGTACAAGGGGTTTCTGGAAGAAGAGGACAACTACCCCTCGATTATGAACTTTGGAACATCTGAGTGGGAATATTATTTTGAGGAAATTCTCTCATTTGTGGGCTACATGTTAGGCAAAGCATGGAAAGCGGTGTCTATGAAGCAGAGTGACCGACTCGCAAGCGTATCCGCAGCGTTGGAGCAATATTTGTTGCCTAAGTTGATTGCGCCTCTCAAGGAGCGAGTAGATTGGGACAGAAGCTATGCTTTGCCAGAATCATTTTATCCCTACGTCTTCAAAGAAGTTGCATCTTTTTATGTAAAATATTGTGTCGATCAATTACCAGTATTCGTTCAGATCGTTGAATCCCACTCCTCGGATCAACTGGGTTTATATACCGAAGGTTTTCGCGGAGCAATGTTTTCAATCATTACGGAAATGATGAAAACAAAAAAGCATGTAAAAAGTACATTTGGTTTGTTGAAAGTTTTGGAAGAACACATTACTCGTGGGGTGCAAAATCGTTGGGAACGTTCTAGGGACTTACTTCAGACAGCAGAACTCTATGCAAGACTTGGAAGCGAGCAGCGTTCCCAAACAACCTTTCAGCAAATGCTGGACACATCAATGGGGCCTTCTTGGTATAAAGAAGACCAACTTACGCTTCTTGAGACGTCGATCTCCTATTTACAACGTTCGGGTGAATTGTCGGTACATCTCAAAGAAATCGCGGGACATTACGATTTTGCATCCGGTGAAATGACGTTCCAACGTTATGTGCGTCAAGTAAAGGAAGCGTTCATCGGAAGCTTATGTTCTATGGGGAGGGTCACTCACGCAGTCGAATATTTTAAAAATACTGTCCTTCCTACGCCTGAAAAAGTCCTTCAATTTGCGGAATCCGTACAAATTGATTCTCCAGAGCCGGGAGAAGGGTATGTTTTCGGTGCTGGAGGACTGGAAGAACAAAGTTGCATATTGGAGATACTAGAAAATGCTCCAAACGTGAAAGGGCTTTTGAAGTGGGCATTCTGTGAATTATTCCTAATTGGGGATGACCGTTACTTTGACCGTTATACAAGAATTATGGCAGACTTGCTAAATGAACGGGAAACAAGTGGCTCTGATGAACTGCCAGTACTTTATCGACGGTTGCTCAGAATTATGATATCTGATATGTCACCTGATAATCGAACGGAACTGCTATCACATCTGAAGCGATGGTTATCACAAAGTAATTACAAGTCCTTAACCTTGTTACTAAAAAAAGCTGGTCTGAGTCTGGAAAAAGAAGAGGGGGATTCTGACTGGCAGCCTTCGTCAATGCAAGGTGCGGAGTTTGACGTTATCCAAGATGAGCAATCGTCAAGTGAAGAGGACGATGATCGGCTCTACTTTCCTGGTACGTTCGGGAAAATGAGTGCTATGAAAAAACTCGAACAGCAAATGTTGCTAGCTAAGGATCAGTTGGATATAGAAAATGTTCGTTTAGCAAAACAACATTTTGTAGAGGGATTGGAAAATGTTCAAACGGGAGCATGGAACATATGGACAAGCAATGCAGGAAAAGAAGTGGTCGCAGCTTTTGAAATGCTGTCCAGCTTAAGTAATACGGAGGAGTTTGTCCAATCTCTTCATGGCTTGATTTTGAACGAAGTGTATGCCGCTGATTGGACAATGGTAAATAAACTTATTACCTCTATCGGGAAGAAGTTGGATAGCTCCGAAGCTAGTAGAGTATTTCATGCCGTATTAGAGCATATCCGCTTCATGTTAAGAACTCCAGATGATGTCATTACAAAATATGAATGGTTTGAACAAGAGACTCAGGATACATCTAACAATATTCTGCTGACAGACCTATTCATTTGGTTGTTCAATCACCCGAAAAATATTATTAAACATCGTGCTCCACAGATATTAAAAGGGATGACTAGGATTGACTCTAGCTTCTTTGTGCCTATGCTCATTAATAAAAGCGTATCCCTAGAAACCAGTGTCTCTCCTGAAATCTGTGCCGGAATTTTGCATAGCTTAGCGATTGAAGACGCAAGTTTGGTTTGGGAATACATCCAGATCGGAGAGAATCAAAAGCGTATCGCCGAACTTGATCATTTCATGATTAAGCATTCGTTCCTAGAAATTGCGAACCTTGCCAGAAAGGAATATGGCGATGCAGCCGGATTTTACACACTATTGTCTGAGACTTTCGCAACTGATCAGACAAAGAGGGAGTTGGATTCCCATTCCCACCAAGGAGTAGATATGCCATACTGGTTGAGAGAGTTTAATTCACTGCTTACTCCTTTGGAACAGTTAGGATTACTGGTGTCTACTGATTATGAGGAGTTGGTGAATTGTATACGCCAATTGTGCCTCCCTCTTAGCGTTGAAGAGTTAATAAGGGCAGACAGTTATGTTGCCAGAAGCTATAGGTCGTCCAATCAAAAATCTGAACTACTTGAAAGGGTTCGGAAAGGAATTAACCAACTACTGTCTAAAAGGGTGAGTCATGAAAAGTTGACTCAGGCGGCTAGTTTTTTGCGTATATACAATCCCTACTTTCCTATAGAGGGAATTCGACTAACAAGCAAACCTAGTTTACTCTCGCTAATAGAGGAGTTAGTCTCTGGGAGTGGGGACGCTGAGCATTGTACACAAGATGGGGCGTATGATTACTTACATTACCTCGAGACGATATTTTGCCCGTTGGAAGGTCCGAAAGCAGTTGAAATTATTGGTTTCCTTGCGGGACCAAACGCTTTCCAAATTCCTTTTAAAATTGGGGATCTTTACGATACCTTTTTTTCAAATGAGCAACCCAATTTTCAAGATGTGACATCGAGCCCATCTCAGATGTACAGGCCAGCTATATTCAAAGTCGAGCCGATAGAGGAAGTATCTGGTGGTATTATGACCCCGGCGTTTATCCATCCCCAGCTAGACGATCTCTTAGGTGAACTTCGAGAATTGGACGTAATTCGGGAAAGTTGGCTGGAAGGTAGGGACTGGGATGTCGACCGGATAGGTATGCCTCTGCGGGAAGGATGCCGTTTGCTCATATCAAAAGAGAATACCAGGAGGTTGAGTTTAACACCTTGGAGGTTGGTGTGGCTCGTTCGATATGACTTTACCACGTCGTTTATAATTGATCGTGATCAGAGAACAATTATTCGTTTTGGATAG
- the avs1a gene encoding AVAST type 1 anti-phage system MBL fold metallo-hydrolase Avs1a, translated as MGSVYIEMFPASYGDSFLISCGDSNRTNLLIDSGFKSTYDDYIRDRLLQLSNNGERLALLVITHIDADHLSGALALLKENEHSSAPKIIPIDKVWHNSFRHLQWEKDSSPLELEVREKKALEEVAAQGYPDELKKEEDKQKPISAKQGSSLASLILQGGYSWNVDFAGQAACVENQREIEFSSDVKLILLSPTLNKLKNLEEYWKKALYNLGYKKKITDDAVFDDAFEFLVSREKAPAVLNVEKNISFSKISLEKLVKEQFTEDTSATNGSSISFVMQYMDKRILFLGDSHPSVIEQELRTLYGEGPIWFDAVKISHHGSSGNTSPALLQLIDSANFFVSTNGMRFKHPELVTLARIVCRESEVKRNLIFNYETPASVYMDDEQRKEKYNYEVRILSEGQMIEI; from the coding sequence TTGGGAAGCGTTTATATTGAAATGTTTCCAGCCTCTTATGGAGACAGTTTTCTCATATCGTGTGGGGATAGTAATAGAACCAATCTTTTGATTGATTCCGGCTTCAAATCAACTTATGACGATTATATTCGAGATCGATTGCTACAGCTCAGCAACAATGGCGAACGCTTGGCCTTACTCGTAATTACTCATATAGATGCCGACCACTTATCGGGAGCATTGGCGCTATTAAAGGAAAATGAGCACTCATCTGCACCAAAGATCATCCCGATAGACAAAGTTTGGCATAACAGCTTTAGACATCTTCAGTGGGAGAAGGATTCTTCTCCCCTTGAGCTTGAAGTTAGAGAAAAAAAAGCGCTAGAGGAGGTCGCTGCACAGGGGTACCCAGATGAACTTAAAAAAGAGGAAGACAAGCAGAAACCGATCAGTGCTAAACAAGGCTCCTCTCTCGCGAGTTTAATACTTCAGGGAGGTTATTCGTGGAACGTTGATTTTGCTGGACAAGCAGCATGTGTGGAGAATCAACGCGAAATTGAATTTAGTAGTGACGTGAAACTGATCTTGCTTTCCCCAACGCTTAACAAGCTTAAAAATCTAGAGGAATATTGGAAGAAAGCACTATACAACCTTGGATATAAGAAGAAAATCACCGACGATGCTGTTTTCGATGATGCATTTGAATTTCTTGTATCTAGGGAAAAAGCGCCTGCTGTATTAAATGTGGAAAAAAACATTTCTTTTTCCAAAATTAGCTTGGAGAAACTGGTAAAGGAGCAATTCACTGAGGACACAAGTGCTACTAATGGAAGTTCCATCTCATTTGTAATGCAATATATGGATAAAAGGATTCTGTTTCTGGGTGATTCTCATCCATCTGTCATAGAGCAGGAACTCAGGACTCTTTACGGTGAAGGACCGATCTGGTTTGACGCGGTGAAAATCTCTCATCATGGGTCAAGCGGTAACACAAGCCCTGCTTTACTTCAATTGATTGATTCTGCTAACTTTTTTGTGTCCACAAACGGAATGAGGTTCAAGCATCCTGAGTTGGTTACACTTGCTCGTATTGTGTGCAGAGAAAGCGAAGTGAAGCGAAACCTGATCTTTAATTACGAAACCCCTGCCTCGGTTTATATGGATGATGAACAGCGGAAAGAAAAATACAACTACGAAGTTCGGATTTTATCAGAAGGACAAATGATCGAAATTTAA
- a CDS encoding ABC transporter permease: MRKLTKLWRVYIQWMKIHWAILLEYRGDTFFYMLGGFISPIVTLAVWMTVSGGGTIGSYDRRDFILYFLSIMFVSRLTASWDAWEIEVHIREGTLSGYLLRPSSYLHYRIAENLVYKLFYGVVMVVAWVIAWPFTDVVHISLAPANVVTILLAILLACATRYLLYYNLGLLGFWTTRTSAIIGFVEALSMFLSGRIAPYALLPDWVKASQSFTPFYWNLGFPVDLMTGKLSGSAVWQGLGVQAIWLVIFIVVYKLLWGQGLRKHSAVGG, from the coding sequence ATGCGCAAACTCACCAAGCTCTGGCGTGTCTACATACAATGGATGAAAATCCACTGGGCGATTCTGCTCGAGTATCGGGGCGATACGTTTTTCTATATGCTGGGCGGGTTCATCTCGCCGATTGTCACGCTCGCGGTTTGGATGACCGTTTCGGGCGGCGGTACGATCGGGAGCTATGACCGGCGCGATTTTATTCTGTATTTTTTGAGCATCATGTTCGTCTCGCGGCTGACCGCGTCGTGGGATGCTTGGGAAATCGAAGTGCACATCCGGGAGGGCACGCTGTCCGGGTATCTGCTAAGGCCATCGTCGTATCTGCATTATCGAATCGCGGAGAATCTGGTGTACAAGCTGTTCTACGGTGTGGTGATGGTCGTCGCTTGGGTCATCGCATGGCCGTTTACGGATGTCGTTCATATCTCGCTGGCTCCGGCCAACGTGGTAACGATTCTACTTGCCATCTTGCTCGCTTGTGCGACCCGTTACTTGCTCTACTACAACTTAGGGCTGCTTGGTTTTTGGACGACGCGCACGAGTGCGATCATCGGTTTTGTCGAAGCGCTGTCCATGTTCCTCTCCGGGCGAATTGCACCGTACGCCCTCTTGCCCGATTGGGTAAAAGCGTCGCAGAGCTTCACGCCTTTTTACTGGAACTTGGGCTTTCCGGTTGACCTGATGACGGGGAAACTCAGCGGGTCTGCGGTGTGGCAGGGTCTCGGCGTGCAAGCGATCTGGCTAGTGATCTTCATCGTCGTCTACAAACTGCTGTGGGGACAGGGCTTACGCAAACACAGCGCGGTCGGAGGGTAA
- a CDS encoding ABC transporter ATP-binding protein: MSNGIVVNQLTKQFKVHEREAGLRGALHSLIKRSFRTVTAVDNISFAIEPGEIVGFLGPNGAGKTTTMKMLSGLLHPSDGTVDVGGYIPFEQKDAFKKRITLVMGQKSQLIWDIPASETFLINQAIYEIPDAQYRETVGELTELLELEPLLRKPVRTLSLGERMKCELAASLLHRPEIIFLDEPTIGLDVNMQETVRRFIKAYNERFNATILLTSHYMADVTALCKRVIIINHGRILFDGDLNQLVSTHAPFKVAKLVFSTPVEKKDLDRYGEVLQYEYPQASIQIPRTEVSEQASRMLADLPVQDFTIEDPPMEDVIGMAFAAKEGA; this comes from the coding sequence ATGTCGAACGGCATTGTTGTCAACCAACTGACCAAGCAATTCAAAGTCCACGAACGCGAGGCAGGACTTCGTGGCGCGCTGCATTCGCTGATCAAGCGATCGTTTCGCACTGTAACCGCTGTGGACAACATCTCGTTTGCCATCGAACCGGGCGAGATCGTCGGATTTCTTGGCCCAAACGGTGCCGGGAAGACCACGACGATGAAGATGTTGAGCGGCCTGCTTCATCCCTCCGACGGCACCGTGGACGTTGGCGGCTACATACCTTTTGAACAGAAGGATGCGTTCAAGAAGCGCATCACCCTCGTCATGGGCCAGAAATCCCAACTGATCTGGGACATTCCGGCCAGCGAGACTTTTTTGATCAACCAAGCGATCTACGAGATTCCCGACGCTCAGTACAGAGAAACGGTCGGAGAACTCACCGAACTCTTGGAGCTCGAACCGCTTTTGCGCAAGCCTGTCCGCACGCTTTCGCTCGGTGAGCGGATGAAATGCGAATTGGCTGCCTCGCTTTTGCATCGTCCGGAGATCATCTTCCTCGATGAGCCGACCATCGGGTTGGACGTCAACATGCAGGAGACCGTCCGCCGTTTTATCAAAGCGTACAACGAGCGGTTCAACGCCACGATTTTGCTGACGTCGCACTACATGGCGGATGTCACGGCCCTTTGCAAGCGCGTCATCATCATCAACCACGGACGAATTCTCTTCGACGGCGATCTCAACCAACTCGTCTCCACACACGCACCGTTCAAAGTGGCGAAACTGGTCTTCTCAACACCCGTTGAGAAAAAAGACCTCGACCGCTACGGCGAGGTCTTGCAGTACGAATACCCGCAAGCCTCCATCCAGATCCCGCGCACGGAGGTCTCCGAGCAAGCGTCGAGGATGCTCGCCGACTTGCCGGTGCAAGACTTCACCATCGAAGACCCGCCGATGGAAGACGTAATCGGGATGGCGTTTGCCGCCAAGGAGGGCGCGTAA
- the hepT gene encoding type VII toxin-antitoxin system HepT family RNase toxin, which yields MFITDTHRSQIRGSLTLMEKQFNVLQRLADHTEEQFLTDTILQAAGERALHLALECLVDIGNVIIDALIMRDPASYEDIFEILTEENVFTRDFYDHFIDAVRFRKLLAHEYQKLEAPAVWNTVKKHAGDFPTIRDSISTYVKLG from the coding sequence ATGTTTATCACCGACACTCATCGCAGCCAGATTCGCGGCTCCTTGACGCTGATGGAGAAGCAATTCAATGTCTTGCAACGTCTGGCCGACCATACGGAGGAACAATTTCTCACCGACACCATCTTGCAAGCTGCCGGCGAACGGGCTTTGCACCTCGCGCTCGAATGTTTGGTCGACATCGGCAACGTCATCATCGACGCTTTGATCATGCGCGACCCGGCGAGCTATGAGGACATTTTTGAAATCCTCACCGAAGAAAACGTATTCACCCGCGACTTCTACGACCACTTCATCGACGCCGTGCGCTTCCGCAAATTGCTGGCACACGAGTACCAAAAACTCGAAGCACCCGCTGTTTGGAACACGGTGAAAAAACACGCGGGCGACTTCCCGACGATTCGCGATTCGATCTCCACCTACGTCAAACTGGGGTGA
- a CDS encoding N-acetylmuramoyl-L-alanine amidase family protein, whose amino-acid sequence MSKLICLDPGHGGYDPGAAANGTREKDITLHIARQLRDLLIQTGFEVVMTRETDTSPGGKTEVNADLNERCRIANAAGADVFLSIHVNAGGGHGAELYTNGDGGPIAPLAKNIVKNVSAICGFHGQAVRDGGSNGTGFCVIVGTKMDAMLLEIGFIDTDDLPKIQANLEEFAPLIARAFWDFYGVPLPTAGKSSLEKTSAEEALVHISAFYNYARLEDQIALNRAANAIRAGAGLAITTDLGKPCQEAARRVETLLQATWPLTDDQNLQACYSAGAQKMREDQK is encoded by the coding sequence ATGTCCAAACTGATTTGCTTAGATCCCGGCCACGGCGGGTACGATCCGGGTGCCGCTGCGAATGGGACACGTGAAAAAGACATCACCCTACACATCGCTCGGCAACTGCGCGATTTGCTTATCCAAACAGGGTTTGAAGTTGTGATGACGCGAGAAACGGACACCTCGCCCGGCGGGAAAACGGAAGTCAACGCCGACCTCAACGAGCGCTGTCGAATTGCCAATGCGGCGGGGGCCGATGTGTTCCTCTCGATTCACGTCAATGCTGGAGGTGGGCATGGCGCAGAACTGTACACGAACGGCGACGGAGGTCCGATTGCACCGCTTGCGAAAAACATCGTGAAAAACGTCTCCGCCATCTGCGGCTTCCACGGGCAGGCAGTCCGCGACGGCGGTTCGAACGGGACGGGGTTCTGCGTGATCGTCGGAACGAAAATGGACGCGATGCTTCTCGAAATCGGCTTCATCGACACCGACGACCTGCCCAAAATTCAAGCCAACCTCGAGGAGTTCGCACCGTTGATCGCCCGTGCCTTCTGGGATTTTTACGGGGTTCCCCTCCCGACGGCGGGCAAGTCCAGCCTTGAGAAAACGTCTGCAGAGGAAGCTCTCGTACATATCTCGGCGTTCTACAACTATGCCCGCCTCGAAGACCAAATCGCGCTCAATCGTGCCGCCAACGCCATTCGGGCAGGGGCGGGACTTGCGATCACCACCGACCTCGGCAAACCCTGCCAAGAAGCCGCTCGCCGTGTGGAAACGCTTCTCCAAGCGACATGGCCGCTGACGGATGATCAAAACTTGCAGGCTTGCTACTCCGCGGGTGCTCAGAAGATGCGCGAAGATCAGAAGTAG
- the thiE gene encoding thiamine phosphate synthase, with product MSEARFQLHVITDGKRHANELYEIVDGAVRGGADVIQLRYKSAPALDLYTLAQAISPAIREAGAGLLINDRVDVALAVQAQGVHLAAKSLPIASARPLMQPNQLVGCSVHSVEEAVEAEAKGASYITYGHIFATNSKPGLPPRGVESLRQVVEAVHIPVLAIGGITKDNLEEVLSTGVAGIAVIGAVMADEEPERAARQLRQVMDASIHRPKKALPTAAALGTLSALSNLSGGVSR from the coding sequence GTGTCCGAAGCAAGATTTCAACTTCATGTGATCACCGATGGCAAGCGTCATGCCAACGAACTGTACGAAATTGTAGACGGAGCGGTGCGCGGCGGGGCTGATGTGATTCAGTTGCGCTACAAGTCGGCACCTGCTCTGGATTTGTATACACTGGCTCAAGCGATCTCCCCGGCGATCCGGGAAGCGGGAGCCGGACTTTTGATCAACGACCGCGTCGATGTCGCCCTCGCCGTTCAAGCACAGGGCGTTCATCTCGCCGCCAAAAGCCTGCCGATCGCTTCGGCTCGTCCGCTCATGCAACCGAACCAACTCGTCGGCTGCTCCGTTCACTCTGTCGAAGAAGCGGTGGAAGCCGAGGCCAAAGGAGCCAGCTACATTACCTACGGCCACATTTTCGCCACGAACTCCAAACCGGGACTGCCGCCGCGCGGCGTTGAATCTCTGCGCCAAGTCGTCGAGGCGGTACACATCCCCGTGCTCGCCATCGGCGGAATTACCAAGGACAACCTCGAAGAAGTGCTGTCCACAGGCGTCGCAGGCATCGCCGTCATCGGAGCCGTCATGGCCGACGAAGAACCGGAGCGTGCCGCACGTCAATTGCGTCAAGTCATGGACGCAAGCATTCACCGCCCGAAAAAAGCGCTCCCCACCGCTGCAGCGCTTGGCACGCTGTCCGCTCTGTCCAACCTCAGCGGAGGCGTTTCCCGATGA